In the genome of Sphingobacteriaceae bacterium, one region contains:
- the rodA gene encoding rod shape-determining protein RodA, translating into MRNEWRYLRNMDFVLLLTTLALMVFGLVVLASATGEHAVSLLQWSRWTKLSGYSFFQRQLLWAAGGMVCMAAAMMVDYQALARWLRPIYAVNLLLLLLVLVVGTRSELGAQRWISLGPFALQPSELAKPAMVIVLAVLFTRSEEGVRQWRDLLVPALYLLPVIALIIIQPDLGTSMVLVGTFFGMLLVSGFPMGRYLTLLGSTLAAGVGAILLRIYLGKPEWIKPYQITRLTIFLDPYADRFGFGYQIIQSQFAIGSGRLLGKGLFGSAQSQLQYLPEHHSDFIFAILGEELGFVGASALLFLFLILIWRGARVATLAKDDFGSLMAAGLITFLGLHVIVNVGMVLGVMPVTGIPLPFISYGGSAMLVNCTAIGLLLNVHMRRHKIQFG; encoded by the coding sequence TTGCGTAACGAGTGGCGCTACCTGCGAAATATGGATTTTGTCCTGCTCCTGACCACCCTGGCCCTGATGGTGTTCGGCCTGGTCGTCCTGGCCAGCGCCACCGGCGAGCATGCCGTGTCCCTGCTCCAGTGGAGCCGGTGGACCAAGCTATCGGGCTACAGCTTCTTCCAGCGCCAGCTGCTGTGGGCCGCGGGGGGCATGGTGTGCATGGCGGCGGCCATGATGGTGGACTATCAAGCCCTGGCCCGCTGGCTGCGGCCCATCTACGCCGTCAACCTGCTTCTCCTGCTGCTGGTGCTGGTGGTGGGCACCCGCTCGGAACTGGGCGCCCAGCGCTGGATTTCCCTGGGCCCCTTCGCCCTCCAGCCGTCGGAATTGGCCAAGCCGGCCATGGTAATCGTCCTGGCGGTTCTCTTTACCCGTTCCGAAGAGGGCGTCAGGCAGTGGCGGGATCTGCTGGTGCCCGCCTTGTACCTCCTGCCGGTCATCGCCTTGATCATCATCCAGCCCGACCTGGGCACCTCCATGGTGCTGGTGGGCACCTTCTTCGGCATGCTGCTGGTGTCCGGCTTTCCCATGGGCCGCTACCTGACCTTGCTGGGGTCGACCCTGGCCGCCGGGGTGGGGGCCATCCTCCTGCGCATCTACCTGGGGAAGCCCGAGTGGATCAAGCCGTACCAGATCACCCGCCTGACCATCTTCCTGGATCCTTATGCCGACCGCTTCGGCTTCGGCTACCAGATCATCCAATCCCAGTTCGCCATCGGCTCCGGCCGGCTCCTGGGCAAGGGGCTGTTCGGCAGCGCCCAGAGCCAGCTCCAGTACCTGCCGGAGCATCACAGCGACTTCATCTTCGCCATCTTGGGTGAGGAACTGGGCTTCGTGGGGGCCTCAGCCTTGTTGTTCCTGTTTCTCATCCTCATCTGGCGGGGAGCCCGGGTGGCCACCCTGGCCAAGGATGACTTCGGTAGCCTGATGGCCGCCGGCCTCATCACCTTCCTCGGCCTCCACGTCATCGTCAACGTGGGCATGGTGCTGGGCGTCATGCCCGTCACCGGCATTCCCCTGCCCTTCATCAGCTACGGCGGCAGCGCCATGCTGGTCAATTGCACCGCCATCGGCCTGCTCCTCAACGTCCACATGCGGCGGCACAAGATCCAATTCGGCTGA
- the minE gene encoding cell division topological specificity factor MinE — MKTVQSVWGRLLARFRPGSRDMARQRLQAVLVHDRLSLSPALLEDLKEDILDVIARRVDIDRAASAFQLSTDGGRTALVASVPIRGLRRGRR, encoded by the coding sequence GTGAAAACGGTGCAGTCGGTGTGGGGACGACTTCTTGCCCGTTTCCGGCCCGGCAGCCGGGATATGGCCCGGCAGCGGCTGCAGGCGGTGCTGGTCCATGACCGCTTGAGCCTTTCACCGGCCCTGCTGGAAGATTTGAAAGAAGATATTTTGGATGTCATCGCCCGGCGCGTGGACATCGACCGGGCCGCCAGCGCCTTTCAATTGAGCACCGACGGCGGCCGGACGGCCCTGGTGGCCAGCGTGCCCATCCGCGGCCTGCGCCGCGGGCGCCGGTAG
- the minD gene encoding septum site-determining protein MinD, whose product MGQVIVVTSGKGGVGKTTTTANLGAELARSGHRVVLIDADIGLRNLDVVLGLENRIVYDLVDVVEGYCRLKQALIRDKRYDGLFLLPAAQTRDKDAVSPDQMRDLCRTLQQEFDYILVDSPAGIEQGFRNAVAGATDAIVVTTPEVAAVRDADRIVGLLEAAGLENGPRLIVNRLRPQMVRRGDMMDVDDIVDILAIPLLGVVPEDEHIVIATNRGEPATFDPNSRAGRAYRNIAGRIMGHEIELLNLTESNGLFGRLRKLFGGA is encoded by the coding sequence TTGGGCCAGGTCATTGTTGTGACCTCGGGCAAAGGCGGCGTGGGCAAGACGACCACCACCGCCAACCTGGGCGCCGAACTGGCGCGCAGCGGGCACCGGGTGGTGCTCATCGATGCCGACATCGGGCTGCGCAACCTGGACGTGGTGCTGGGCCTGGAAAATCGAATAGTTTACGACTTGGTGGACGTGGTGGAGGGCTACTGCCGGCTTAAGCAGGCCCTCATCCGGGACAAGCGGTACGACGGCTTGTTCCTCCTGCCGGCGGCCCAAACCCGGGACAAGGATGCGGTATCCCCGGACCAGATGCGGGATTTGTGCCGCACCTTGCAGCAGGAGTTCGACTACATCCTGGTGGACTCCCCGGCGGGCATCGAGCAGGGCTTTCGCAACGCCGTCGCCGGCGCCACCGACGCCATAGTGGTAACCACGCCGGAAGTGGCGGCGGTGCGGGACGCCGATCGCATCGTGGGCCTGCTGGAGGCGGCCGGCCTGGAGAACGGCCCCCGGCTCATCGTCAACCGCCTGCGGCCCCAGATGGTGCGGCGGGGCGATATGATGGATGTGGACGACATCGTGGACATCCTGGCCATACCCCTGCTGGGGGTTGTGCCTGAAGACGAGCACATCGTCATCGCCACCAACCGGGGCGAGCCGGCCACCTTCGATCCCAACTCCCGGGCGGGCCGGGCGTATCGCAACATCGCCGGGCGCATAATGGGTCACGAGATAGAGTTGTTGAACCTGACGGAGTCCAACGGCCTCTTCGGGCGCCTGCGCAAACTGTTCGGCGGCGCCTGA
- the minC gene encoding septum site-determining protein MinC, with protein MSTGLKVALFPLSDGVLVLLDPARDFDEAAALLALELRQRPQAFAGPTVIIDVAHRDLTTEQFLRLEALINQHLGVRVLQIVHYEAADILAEDNATPGERARLAALDWHPPKFREDDKTTGAGPEPGPRAGPAGPRPAAPVKPRRAGSPHRTQGHAGTGDLQTVLWRRTLRSGQQIAFDGNVVVLGDVNPGAEIIAGGDIIVMGALRGLAHAGAKGRSDAVVVALELQPTQLRIGHRLGRPPEGEGALPGRRPGARLEVARLDGGQIVVEEGLRRDAAWARSLL; from the coding sequence GTGTCCACTGGGTTGAAGGTTGCACTCTTTCCACTGTCCGACGGCGTGCTGGTCCTCCTGGATCCCGCAAGGGACTTCGACGAAGCGGCAGCGCTGCTGGCCCTGGAACTGCGCCAACGGCCCCAGGCTTTCGCCGGCCCCACCGTCATCATCGATGTGGCCCACCGCGACCTGACCACCGAACAGTTTTTGCGCTTGGAAGCCTTGATCAACCAACACCTGGGTGTGCGGGTGCTGCAAATCGTCCACTACGAGGCGGCGGACATCCTGGCCGAGGACAACGCCACGCCCGGGGAGCGGGCGCGCCTGGCCGCCCTGGACTGGCATCCGCCCAAATTCCGGGAGGATGACAAGACCACCGGGGCAGGGCCGGAGCCGGGCCCTCGCGCCGGCCCGGCAGGTCCCCGGCCGGCGGCCCCCGTCAAACCCCGGCGGGCCGGATCCCCCCATCGGACCCAGGGGCATGCAGGGACCGGCGACCTGCAGACGGTGCTGTGGCGGCGGACCTTGCGCTCGGGCCAGCAGATCGCCTTCGACGGCAACGTGGTGGTGCTGGGCGACGTGAACCCGGGGGCGGAGATCATCGCGGGCGGTGACATCATCGTCATGGGCGCCCTGCGGGGCTTGGCCCATGCCGGGGCCAAGGGCCGGTCCGATGCGGTGGTGGTGGCCTTGGAGCTGCAGCCCACCCAGCTGCGCATCGGCCACCGGCTGGGCAGGCCTCCCGAAGGAGAAGGGGCCTTGCCGGGACGCCGGCCTGGGGCCCGCCTGGAGGTGGCCCGCCTGGACGGCGGGCAGATCGTGGTGGAAGAAGGGCTGAGGAGGGATGCGGCTTGGGCCAGGTCATTGTTGTGA